A genomic segment from Nicotiana tabacum cultivar K326 chromosome 7, ASM71507v2, whole genome shotgun sequence encodes:
- the LOC107763934 gene encoding uncharacterized protein LOC107763934 gives MGSLENGISLKKDQSLLRSASATSGRNNAFGQRAVRSRFARFLFVNKINYLQWICTVAVFFFFVVLFQMLLPGSLMEKSGNLSSQDSEVVDLALLKELGALDFGEDIKFEPLKLLAKFRDEAVEANGTVASRTVLRFGYRKPKLALVFANLLVDPYQIMMANVAAALHEIGYEIEVLSLEDGPVRSIWKDVGVPVIITNTNGDTKISVDWLNYDGLLVNSLEAVNVLSCVMQEPFKNVPLVWTINEVTLASRLEQYISSGQNNVVDNWRKIFTRANVVVFPNYILPIAYSVCDAGNYFVIPGSPKEAWEVDMSMAVSNDNIRAKMDYAPEDFVIVVVGSQLLYKGLWLEQALVLQALLPVFPELTNDGNSNSRFKIVVLAGGSNANYSVAVEAIARNLRYPEGMVKHVAPAEDTDKTLSVADLVIYASFREEQSFPITLLKAMCFGKPIVAPDLPMIKKYVNDSVNGYLFPKENVNVLTQIMLQLVSNGELSVLAHNAASVGQYTARNLMVSESVEGYALLLENILRFPSEVAYPKAVTEIPVKPKAEWQWHLFEAIETKYSQNKTLKTSSYLNKIERQWNPTQREGSAAVVEKNENFLYSIWEDHRNTEIANVRKRREDEELKDRTDQPRGTWEEVYRNAKRADRSRNDLRERDEGELERTGQPLCIYEPYFGEGTWPFLHSTTLYRGLGLSTKGRRSGHDDIDGPSRLPLLNNPYYRDVLGEYGAFFAIANRIDRIHKNAWIGFQSWRATARQQLLSNTAEKSLVDAIEARRHGDTLYFWARMDVDPRNPLRQDFWSFCDALNAGNCQFAFSEALKKMYGLKQNLSSLPPMPMDGDTWSVMHSWALPTKSFLEFVMFSRMFVDALDSQFYEDHHRSGRCYLSLTKDKHCYSRVLEMLVNVWAYHSARRMMYVDPQTGLMQEQHRLKSRKGKMWVKWFQLNTLKSMDEELAEEMDTDHPKRRWLWPSTGEVFWLGIYEKERNLRNKEKEKRRQQSKDKILRIKKRTHQKALGKYVKPPPEELEHPNTTTTTATVMR, from the exons ATGGGGTCTCTTGAAAATGGGATTTCTCTAAAGAAAGATCAAAGCTTGCTTCGTTCTGCATCAGCAACTAGTGGGAGGAATAATGCATTTGGTCAAAGAGCAGTCAGATCGAGATTTGCAAGATTCTTGTTTGTTAACAAGATCAATTATTTGCAATGGATTTGTACTGTGGCtgtattcttcttctttgttGTTCTATTCCAGATGCTGTTGCCTGGTTCTTTAATGGAAAAATCAGGGAATCTGAGTTCTCAAGATAGTGAAGTAGTGGATTTAGCTCTCTTGAAAGAGTTGGGGGCTTTGGATTTTGGGGAAGATATTAAGTTTGAGCCTTTGAAGCTTTTAGCTAAATTTCGTGATGAAGCTGTGGAGGCCAATGGGACTGTTGCTTCAAGGACTGTACTGAGATTTGGTTATAGAAAACCTAAGCTGGCTTTG GTATTTGCTAATTTGTTGGTTGATCCATATCAAATAATGATGGCTAATGTTGCAGCTGCATTACACGAGATTGGCTATGAAATTGAG GTGCTCTCGCTTGAAGATGGTCCAGTGAGATCCATTTGGAAAGATGTAGGAGTTCCAGTCATCATCACGAACACCAATGGGGATACAAAGATCTCTGTAGATTGGTTAAA CTATGATGGCCTACTGGTGAACTCTCTTGAAGCTGTCAACGTCTTGTCTTG TGTAATGCAGGAGCCTTTCAAGAATGTACCTCTGGTATGGACCATTAATGAAGTTACACTTGCTTCTCGGTTGGAGCAGTATATTTCAAGTGGGCAGAACAATGTTGTGGACAACTGGAGAAAAATCTTTACTCGTGCCAATGTTGTTGTCTTCCCAAACTATATCCTACCG ATAGCTTATTCAGTCTGTGATGCTGGAAACTACTTTGTTATTCCGGGTTCTCCTAAAGAAGCATGGGAAGTTGATATGTCGATGGCTGTATCCAATGATAATATACGAGCTAAGATGGACTATGCACCTGAAGACTTTGTTATTGTGGTTGTGGGGAGTCAGCTTCTATATAAAGGCCTCTGGCTAGAACAAGCCCTTGTTTTACAGGCTTTATTACCGGTTTTTCCTGAATTAACAAATGATGGCAATTCAAACTCCCGTTTCAAGATTGTTGTACTTGCTGGGGGTTCAAATGCCAATTACAGTGTGGCTGTGGAG GCTATTGCGCGGAACTTAAGATATCCCGAGGGAATGGTGAAGCACGTTGCTCCTGCCGAAGATACAGATAAAACTTTGAGTGTGGCTGACCTTGTCATATATGCATCTTTCCGTGAGGAGCAATCTTTTCCGATCACTTTGCTAAAGGCAATGTGCTTTGGGAAACCTATAGTGGCTCCAGATCTACCAATGATAAAGAAATAT GTCAATGATAGTGTCAATGGCTATCTTTTTCCAAAAGAAAATGTCAACGTTTTAACACAGATCATGTTGCAACTCGTATCAAATGGTGAACTATCAGTTCTAGCCCACAATGCTGCTTCAGTTGGACAATATACTGCAAGGAACCTTATGGTTTCAGAAAGTGTGGAAGGGTATGCTTTATTATTGGAGAACATTCTCCGATTTCCATCCGAAGTTGCATATCCCAAGGCTGTTACTGAAATTCCTGTAAAACCAAAAGCAGAATGGCAGTGGCATCTTTTTGAAGCAATCGAAACAAAATATTCTCAGAACAAGACTTTGAAGACCTCAAGTTATTTGAATAAGATTGAAAGGCAATGGAATCCGACCCAAAGAGAGGGTTCTGCAGCTGTGGTGGAGAAGAATGAGAACTTTTTGTACAGCATTTGGGAGGACCACAGAAATACTGAGATAGCTAatgtgagaaagagaagagaagacGAAGAG TTGAAGGACAGAACTGATCAACCTCGGGGAACATGGGAGGAAGTATACAGAAATGCCAAAAGGGCTGATCGGTCTAGGAACGATTTGCGTGAAAGGGATGAAGGGGAGCTTGAAAGAACTGGTCAGCCATTGTGCATTTATGAACCTTATTTCGGCGAAGGGACCTGGCCCTTCTTGCATAGTACAACACTTTATCGTGGTCTTGGACTT TCTACCAAAGGGAGACGATCCGGTCATGATGATATTGATGGTCCTTCTCGGCTTCCACTTCTAAATAACCCTTACTATAGAGACGTTCTTGGTGAATATGGAGCCTTTTTCGCTATTGCTAACAGGATTGATAGGATACACAAAAATGCCTGGATAGGGTTTCAATCTTGGAGAGCAACAGCAAGACAG CAATTGTTGTCCAACACTGCTGAAAAGTCACTAGTTGATGCTATTGAAGCGCGAAGGCATGGTGACACACTCTATTTCTGGGCTCGTATGGATGTGGACCCAAGGAACCCGCTTAGACAAGATTTCTGGTCATTTTGTGATGCTCTTAACGCTGGAAATTGCCA GTTTGCTTTCTCTGAGGCGCTAAAAAAGATGTACGGCTTAAAACAGAATTTGAGCTCTCTTCCTCCCATGCCTATGGATGGAGACACATGGTCTGTCATGCACTCCTGGGCCTTGCCTACCAAGTCTTTCCTAGAGTTTGTTATGTTTTCAAG GATGTTTGTTGATGCACTCGACTCACAATTTTACGAAGATCACCATCGAAGTGGCCGATGTTATCTGAGTTTGACCAAG GACAAACATTGTTATTCTAGAGTCCTTGAGATGCTTGTAAATGTTTGGGCATACCATAGTGCAAGAAGAATGATGTACGTGGATCCACAGACGGGCTTAATGCAAGAACAACATAGACTAAAAAGCCGTAAAGGCAAAATGTGGGTGAAATGGTTTCAACTTAACACTCTTAAGAGCATGGACGAGGAGCTGGCTGAGGAGATGGATACTGACCACCCAAAAAGAAGGTGGTTGTGGCCGTCAACTGGTGAAGTGTTTTGGCTAGGTATCTATGAGAAAGAGAGAAATTTGAGAAacaaagagaaggagaaaaggaGGCAACAAAGTAAGGATAAAATCTTGAGGATTAAGAAACGAACTCATCAAAAAGCATTAGGAAAATATGTCAAGCCTCCACCTGAGGAGTTGGAACATCCGAACACAACGACGACAACAGCAACAGTTATGAGGTAG
- the LOC107762120 gene encoding uncharacterized protein LOC107762120 gives MGKAKKAPKFAVMKKMVTHKAIKQYKEDVLNPNKKDLTKEKLPKNVPYVSSALFFKYNTALGPPYRVLVDTNFINFSIQNKLDLEKGMMDCLYAKCTPCITDCVMAELEKLGQKYRVALRIAKDPRFERLPCTHKGTYADDCIVERVTQHKCYIVATCDRDLKRRIRKVPGVPIMYITQHKYSIERLPEATIGGAPRY, from the exons ATGGGAAAAGCGAAGAAAGCCCCCAAATTCGCAGTGATGAAAAAAATGGTTACTCACAAAGCTATCAAACA GTACAAAGAGGACGTTTTGAACCCTAATAAGAAAGATTTGACTAAAGAGAAGCTCCCCAAGAACGT GCCTTACGTTTCGTCTGCGCTTTTCTTCAAGTACAACACAGCTTTGGGACCGCCTTATCGAGTTCTAGTCGATACTAACTTTATCAATTTCTCCATTCAGAATAAA TTGGATTTGGAGAAAGGAATGATGGATTGTTTGTATGCCAAAT GTACGCCTTGTATAACAGACTGTGTTATGGCTGAGCTGGAGAAGCTGGGTCAGAAATACCGTGTTGCTCTGAG AATTGCAAAAGATCCCCGGTTTGAAAGGCTTCCCTGCACTCACAAAGGAACATATGCTGATGATTGTATTGTCGAGAGAGTTACTCAG CACAAGTGCTATATTGTTGCAACATGTGATCGAGATTTGAAGCGTAGAATACGCAAG GTCCCTGGTGTACCAATCATGTACATTACTCAACACAAATATTCCATTGAGAGGTTGCCTGAAGCAACAATAGGTGGAG CTCCAAGATATTGA
- the LOC107762121 gene encoding hevamine-A-like produces MAIKTSFLLAYVPILLILALVARSEAGGIAIYWGQNGNEGTLAETCATGNYNFVNIAFLSSFGSGRNAMINLAGHCDPYTPNGCVNVSSDIKSCQSKGIKVMLSIGGGAGAYSIASSADAYQVATYLWNNFLGGKSTSRPLGVAILDGIDFDLESGEGPYWGDLAKYLARYSKMGKKVYLTAAPQCPFPDACVGGALKTGLFDYVWVQFYNNPPCQYNSGNFTSFQDSWNQWISSIPAKKIFLGLPAASDAAGSGFIPVSDLISQVLPAIKGSGKYGGVMLWSKYYDDQTGYSSSIKSHV; encoded by the coding sequence ATGGCAATCAAGACTTCATTTTTGCTAGCTTATGTCCCAATATTGTTGATTTTAGCACTAGTGGCAAGGTCTGAAGCAGGAGGAATTGCTATCTACTGGGGACAGAATGGCAACGAAGGAACTCTAGCCGAGACTTGTGCTACAGGGAACTACAATTTCGTGAACATAGCATTTCTTTCATCGTTTGGCAGTGGTCGAAACGCAATGATCAATCTAGCTGGCCATTGCGATCCATACACTCCAAATGGATGCGTTAACGTGAGTTCTGACATAAAATCTTGTCAATCCAAAGGAATTAAAGTTATGTTATCGATCGGGGGAGGGGCAGGAGCATACTCAATTGCCTCATCTGCTGATGCTTATCAAGTTGCTACATATCTCTGGAACAACTTCTTGGGTGGAAAATCGACCTCTCGCCCACTTGGCGTCGCGATTTTGGATGGAATTGACTTTGATTTAGAGAGCGGAGAAGGACCATATTGGGGTGATCTTGCTAAATATCTAGCAAGATATAGCAAGATGGGTAAAAAAGTGTATTTAACTGCAGCACCACAATGTCCATTTCCTGATGCTTGTGTTGGAGGGGCATTAAAAACAGGTCTTTTTGACTATGTTTGGGTACAATTCTATAACAATCCTCCATGTCAGTATAATTCAGGAAATTTTACTAGCTTTCAAGATTCATGGAACCAGTGGATTTCATCAATTCCTGCTAAGAAAATATTTCTTGGATTGCCTGCTGCTTCTGATGCAGCTGGAAGTGGGTTTATTCCAGTCAGTGATTTAATTTCTCAAGTTCTTCCAGCCATAAAGGGGTCTGGTAAATATGGAGGGGTTATGCTATGGTCCAAGTATTATGATGATCAAACTGGTTATAGTTCTTCTATTAAAAGCCATGTCTAA